One window of the Alligator mississippiensis isolate rAllMis1 chromosome 5, rAllMis1, whole genome shotgun sequence genome contains the following:
- the CMPK1 gene encoding UMP-CMP kinase has translation MFSRCLPASVARSALRLRLLMQPLVVFVLGGPGAGKGTQCARIVEKYGYTHLSAGDLLRDERKRPGSQYGELIENYIKEGEIVPVEITISLLKRAMDQTMAANAQKYKFLIDGFPRNEDNLQGWTKTMDGKADVSFVLFFDCDNETCIDRCLERGKSSGRSDDNRESLQKRIQTYLQSTKPIIDQYEKMGKVRKVDASKSVDEVFGKVVKIFDKEG, from the exons ATGTTCAGTCGCTGCCTCCCGGCCTCCGTGGCTCGCAGCGCGCTCCGCCTCCGCCTCCTCATGCAGCCGCTGGTGGTCTTCGTGCTCGGCGGGCCCGGCGCCGGCAAGGGCACGCAGTGCGCGCGCATCGTGGAG AAATATGGCTACACCCACCTCTCGGCAGGCGACCTTCTTCGAGATGAACGAAAAAGACCAGGATCTCAGTATGGAGAACTCATCGAAAATTACATTAAGGAGGGAGAAATTGTACCTGTTGAGATAACGATCAGCTTGTTGAAGAGG GCTATGGATCAAACAATGGCTGCCAATGCCCAAAAGTACAAATTCTTGATTGATGGATTTCCCAGAAATGAAGACAATCTTCAAGGCTGGACTAAGACTATGGATGGAAAGGCAGACGtgtcttttgttctgttttttgacTGCGACAATGAG ACATGTATTGACCGCTGCCTTGAAAGAGGAAAGAGCAGCGGTAGGAGTGATGACAACCGAGAGAGTCTACAAAAGAG AATTCAAACATATCTGCAGTCAACCAAGCCCATAATAGACCAATATGAGAAAATGGGGAAAGTCAGAAAAGTGGATGCCTCCAAATCCGTTGATGAA gtTTTTGGAAAAGTTGTGAAGATTTTTGACAAAGAAGGCTAG